From Heliangelus exortis chromosome 11, bHelExo1.hap1, whole genome shotgun sequence:
CTAACAGATGcccttatttatattttaatgctgAGCAAACTCCTCAGCTTTTATTATTATCAACCAATTTTTTTAAGCTATGATAAGATCTACTCTCTACTTTTTCAGTGATCTCTTGGCAGCTAAGAAGAGATATTATCTTTATGAGCATATTCTGCTTGCTAATGAGGTTCTGTTAGTGGTAACATGATCCGATTgccattttcttttataattatattttaatttgaacaTGATACAAGATAATAGTAAAAGATAGAAAATCAAAATTCTGTAATTAAGCTTGTCTAGTGAAACCTAATATCCACTCTAAATATCTAGTTGGATTCTATAGTCTATATTCTATATAGGATATTGATTTTCCACTTTCACTTTTacctttattttcaaatattcaacTGAATGCAAATTTCAAAATTCAACCCATATTACTTTTGTCTTCTAAAACAGAAGGATTGAACTGTAGTTGGGAATGTTGTTTTGCTGTATTTAATGACTTTAAACTTCAGTTATTTTGTGCCCTAGAGGGGCTGGACTGCTTCCACTCAGTCTTGCAAACTTCCCTTTCACAGGTGTATAGACCCAATGGGCCAGATGGTGTTGGTGGCAGAGGACAGAGGATACATCTTCAGCTCTGGGATACTGCAGGGCAGGAAAGGTATGTTCCATCCCCTGCCTAGCAAGTAAGGAGTTGTCATCAAGCTAGATGTAAATGGAACAAGGAACATGAATTCTTTATATTGATTGTGAAATTTTAATTGTATGATCAAGATGGGAAAGGGTGCTTAATTTGGTCTTAACTGTGATGCAAAGTGTCCTGTGAATACCCATCAAATTCCAACTAATTTACAACTGTGGGACACTAAAATTGTAATTgttgatttttgtcttttcaggtTCTCTTTGTTATGACCACTGTGTATAGAtgcttttaaagctttttttttccttaaatttctGTCAATATGTTGAGATCTTGGGAAAGTCAGACAGATGAAGCCACCTCAAAggattattttctatttttctatcaAAAGACTAGCAACTTAGGGGTTGATAGTCTTAATTGAAGAACTGATGGGCATAGGGAACAATTTTCTGCTCAAAGTCTGAATTTCATTCTTACTTTAATTTCTGAATCTTGATCAAGTCATGCCATATAGTAGAAGATTTTACTTAAAGCTCTCTCACtcaagtgaaatattttcacttccTTTGGCTTTGAGGAGGCCATAGTAATGTTAACAATTCTTGCCATGCAGTCCCTACATCAGCAAAACAACTATGATGAATATTTCATTCAAGTTAATTCAGCCTTAATTTACCTCAGGTTTATGACTGAATGcaattatattttcaaagtaaCTTTTCAGATGAGCTAACTAGTTTCACTTTGCTGGTCTAGGTTTCGTAGCTTGACAACAGCTTTCTTCAGAGATGCCATGGggtttctcctcctctttgaTCTCACAAATGAGCAAAGCTTTCTGAACGTCAGGAACTGGATAAGTAtgaaatttctttgttttttctttttcctttcttgctttgcatgggcagggagaaggCTATGTTTCTAAATAGGGAGTCCCACTGAGAAATAGAAGTGAAAATAGTggtttttatagtttttttcagtaagagaAGTAAATTTTGCATCCATAATGCTGCTCGAAGCAGTGGCTTCCAGAGCTCACCTGTAATTCAACTTTGTCTTCTGAGCTTGCATCTTAACCTATATAAATGCAAGCTGAGAGCACATCATATCCCTGGCTCACCTGAAGCTGTCTCAGCAAAACTTAATGGCAGGCAAATGTTCCTAGGCTGGTGTATCTAGGCAAAGGAGTTGTCAAACTGCATCATCCATCAGGAACTGGAAATACTTTCCTGACATCTCACTGAAGATACTGGGTGAGCACAACTCCTTAAGCTACAAATACACAGCTTGTGTGCTAGCTTGGACAGgcttctgcttctccagcttGTTCCCTGGCTGGGTACTTCACAGGAGGTGTCCACCTGTTCTCTGGTGCCTCAGTGcaatgataatgataataataatataaataatataaataaatatatatataaatatataaataatataaataaataacaataattataattataaaaataataattgttttctgtctttgaaagaGTTGTTTTTCTGAAGGAGTCTGTGTCCCCTGAAGTGTGGTAGTGTTCTTGGTGAGTTTTATCTGTGTCAGTAAGTTGTGACCCCTCTTCATCTTCCCGTCAGGTCAGCTACAAATGCATGCATATTGTGAAAACCCTGACATTGTATTGTGTGGAAACAAGAGTGATCTGGAAGACCAAAGAGTGGTAAAAGAAGAAGAGGCTAAGGAACTTGCAGAAAAATATGGGTAAGTAACTTCTTTCCAGTTATTGTTGTGTTTAAAGCAGAATGAAGTATTTTCTGCAATGCCTTTTCTATGTACCGAAAGGTTTTTGTCAGAATAAGCATGTTAGGGTGCTTCACTGGGTGGTATGGtatcttttttcctgtcagagATTAGTGATTTCTGCATTGTCTAAGAATTCATACTTAGTATTGCAATAATCTTGCACTAGAGAtaatttaaacttcttttttcttcgGCAGTAAACAAAGCAGGTTTTCAGAAATCTTCTGCAATTAGATTTTATCTGGAGAGGCAGGTGAATGACACAGGTGCTTTTGCCTGTGCCTGAGCCTACCTTTGGGACAAACACATGAATTAAAGCTTATCCTTCAGGCCTACCTACAGAGTCAGccatttcattaatttattttgcattttggaCCACTGTCCACTTAGCCTCTTTCTGCTGCGGAGTAGCAGTAACAACTCCTGTGTGATTGCTAAGTATGTGGCAGTCTTCATGGATTATCCTTTTCCCTGTTAATATAAACCACCTGACAtaagtttggggttttctcttctgcaggatACCCTATTTTGAAACCAGTGCAGCCAATGGGAATAATGTCAGCAAAGCCATTGAAACCCTGCTTGACCTCATCATGAAGCGCATGGAGCGGTGTGTGGATAAATCCTGGATCCCAGAGGGAGTGGTGCGTTCCAATGGGCACAGCTCTACAGAACAGCTGAATGAGGagcaagaaaaaggcaaatgcagCTGTTAGCTCAGTCATAATTAAATTTACTGTGTATTCTAAAGTACAGTACAGTTGCAGCTTAACTGTTTAACTTCGGGACAAATCACGCTGTGTAGTTATTTAATGAGCCGTATTAATTCTTGATATTaattctttgggtttttttcatctcaaaCAATATTGTCCTTTGCTTGCAAGGTATACAGTTTATTAGTGATTGGACAGAGGTTTAATTTGGAGTATTTGGATACTCCTTTACCTTGGGGTGGTTGGGGCAATTTTCACACCAAATATAAAACATCTCTCTGTAGGGGCAATGAGAAAGAGTAGACTTCAGAATGGAAGGATTTTCAGTTGTCCTTTGAAAGCTCCATGAGCTACACAGACTAGGCATTTAGATCAGGTATTGTGACAGCTCTTAGTCTCTACTAAAAGTAAGTTTACCAACATGGTTCTTGGTTTtgaacagaaacatttaatCAATCAATCACCatcttaaggaaaaaatcctgtgtTTTCTCCAAAAGCCTGCAAGAaacttttccttgctttctcaAACCATCAgtgatgaaaaacaaaagaaagcatttctaCATAGACTAAAAAACTACAGAGAAACACAGGGATATGTATGTGGAGCACTTTGGGTATGTCATGAAACTGAACATGTAAACTGCAACTGTACTATATAAAATATACCCAACACAGCCTTTGAGACCTCCTGACATAATTTGAATTCTTAGGAGATGCTTGTACATGTATTTATCTGTAAATGGCATAACTGTACATCTGTTGTTATGTTTCTTTCATGTTGCCACTCATGTTTTAACAGACATGTAAAGCAACCTAGATGTCAGCAAAATTTCATCAGAGGTTGTGCTTTGCCCTGAATTTGTGTTACCAAACACAGATTTGGAATGTTTCTTCAAACTTGGATGGAAAAATGAATTGTGATTGTCTCCTGATGAAATGCAGCTAAGATACCAGTTCTGACTAGATCAGTATTTCTATAAATTTACATGCTTATTTTATTCTGCCAACTTTTGTGTCCTGTACATCTTAGTAATCATATATTCATTTATGGCTTGTTCATTTCCTTTTggttgtatttaaaaaacagtagagttgcttttctttttttcccctctacagATCACATTAATGTCAGTTTTGGTTTCAGTGGATCATGTTACACTTTAATAACTTTAATTTATTCAAACAACCTAAgaaaaaatgagtatttttggGGTCTGTCTTCAAGACTGGTTTATAAGATGTGCCTACCAAACAATTTTTTACCTGTCACATGTTGTATAACTGTGAAGTGTTGCAAATTGAAGTCATAACATGCCAAATTGAGTCTTTTTATGGACGTTCCACAGCATTTTGTTTACAAAATTCCAAAGCTATTACTTCTTTAGaaattgtgtatttatttatttaaatagtcTAACTACTGTAGTTTCAGGCAAACAGTGATAGTACTTGACATGAATTGCAGCATAACAAATTTTTCTAAGGAccaaaaatgtttctaaaaataggcactaataaaaaaccccacaaaatatTTGATGTTGCCTCTGGTTATATTAATAATGCAAGAATAGGTATTAAAACTTGGTTCTGAAAAAGATTTTGCAAAGTAATGCATTGTTCTTAAACATACCTGTAAATATTAGATTTTTATCACAGCctacacagaatatttttaaagtgcaatATAATTTGACTGCTCCAGGGCTAGGACAGAGATTAAACCAATTTATATTAGATAAgtatatgggtttttttttctactataCAATACCAATACCTAAAATGATTGTAGACCAGAGTTACTGTAGTTTAACTCAGTGCCTTTTGAAGTTACCATCACATTTCTGACCAGCAGAGTATCAAACTCTATTACAGGACACAATAGATATGTCTGTACTTTAGTGtctgaatttcttttaatgtaaCTCTTGCTTTTCAGAGGGTTGCAGTGGAACTTTGTCATGCATTAACTTAATTGGGAGTTTTTCTGCTTATAGCTCCATCCagttactgaaaatattaagaTTATTGCAGCCAGCTACTGAGCTAAGTGACTACTGAAATGgtgtaaaaatgtttccttttgaatgtttagattggatattaaaGGCTAAATACTGAAACTGTAGTATTTTTGTCATGCATATAATATGTAACTATTTACTGTATAAAAAGAGTCTACATAAAATTGCTTTGATGTCAGCCTTTGAAATGTGCCATAAGATTTATCTGTTTGAATTATTCTGTGGCAAAACTTCTGTTCCCTTTTTAGTTCTCATGAGAAATCGTGGTAAATGTTTCTTGGCAGTGAATTACACTGTTCTTAATAGCCTagcaatgtttttaaaaaccaaccaaataagAATTCTCATGCAATGAAAAACTATTATGATAGGAATAGCTTTTCTTGAAATGTCAGACAAAAATGTTGATCTCCAATGGAAGAAAGTTTTGGAACCTGTTTATAAAATAGTTAAACATTCCTGACCTGAATCTTGTCAGCATTTGTTGAACTGAATTGTAACATTTCCTGTTGCCTCAGTTGAATATAATTTGTGTCCTGCACTGTCCTTATACATTGTGGTGTTTTTAGTTGAAGTGTGTGAAGTTTTCTTCTGTGGCACAGGTACTTCCACTCTGGCACTGACTGAACCAGATGGATGGGGGCCTGATGCATCCTGGGTGATGCCAGAAGGAGCTCAAACTCATAGAAGAAAATAGAGACAACACTTCTTTGTTCATAAGATACTCAGAAAGCTGCTAATTTGAGCATGTAGCATGTTCAGAGGAAAGGGAATCAAGCAATGCATTTTGTAAAACCTATTGCTTCTACAAAGGTAAGGAGTCTGATTTTTCAGATTAGCTGCTTCTGTAGTAGTGTAGATTATATGCTGGATGACATATTCTGCTGCTCAGAGGTTCCTTGACAGGCAAGAGAAATGAGTTGAACTAAACCTCTTCAAGTTTAAGCAGGGCAAGTATCACTAGGTGTTCCATCTGGGTTGGAATAACCCCCTGCAATGGAACTggctgaaaaaatattttgcagaaaaggacGTGGGGCATCCTATTCAAAAGCAGGTTGACCAAGGGCCAGAAGTGTGCCCCTGTGGCAAAGGCCATCTACATCTGGGGCTGCATTATTAAAATGAGGTCGAGCAGGTTGAGGAAATAAGTCTTCTCTTATGCTGAATAATTCTAGGACTGCATCTGGAGTTGTGTCCTGTTTTGGACAGCCCGTCAGAAGAGAGACATTGACACGATGGAGTGAGTCCAGCAGATGGCCCCCaagagcagagggatggagtACAAGGTGAAGGCCgggagagctggggctgcttggCTTGCAGAAAGCCGAGAAAGACATTTCTGTCGTTTTGAACTATCTAACGGGAGAGTATACAGAAAATGGAGCCAGACCTTTCTCAGAGGACACAGGGATAGCAAAAAGGTAACAGAGAAAAGCATAGAAAACTCtgattagacattaggaaaaaaatgtccttaTACAAGTAGTCAGAAATTGGAACAGGAGCCAGGGAAGGTTATGGAATCTCCATTCCAAACCACTAAAAACTCACCTGGGTGTGGACCCAAGCCACCTGTTGTTAGTCTGTCCTGCTTGGAGCAGGACTTTGGTCTAGAAGATCTCCAAAAGTTTTACAGTCGACGTCATTAAATGCTCTATGAACCTGATCCTAGGAATGTACATGCCTGAGAGTTGTCAGTTCTTTCACATGACTTTATGTGACAGTTCTTTTACTTCTATTAGAAGACTTGGACAAGtacataaatatttgcagagcagagctttgctgtGAGTTTAACATATTGAGTTGTTTGATGACACAATTCTCACTGTGGTAATATgtcaaaaatcaaacaaatgaGCAACTCTGCAAAAcctcctcttcctgcttttcagCTGGATAACTAATTCTGCCTGCAACTGTTAGAGGAGTAGAAGTGTGTATTCTTTTTTGATGATCAGTCTGGATTCTGGCTCCAGCAACCTCCAATTTATATTACCTTTTAGATCAGGAGTAAGCACTTCAAATCTACAGCATAATGGTTCATACTTGAATAGGAGATTATGCCTTGGTTTGAAGaaaggaggggagcagggagaaatCCAATTGTAAATGTTCATAGTATCACTGTGCTCTCACATCCCATCTGTCTGCTGGAGGCATTGGTGACAGTCTGTAATCCACAGTGGTTAAACTGTAAAAGCTACCAAAGACTTCACAATACAGTACTCTGCCAGGAAAAAGCTGTCTTTGGTGTGAAATAAATACAGCCCACGGGGAAAAAATGTCACATAGGCAGGAAACACAAAGTaatcaaactgaaaaagaaagattgtGAATGCATATGCCCAAGCAGTGCAGCAAAGTGTGCACAGCAGCAGACCTAAGCAAACTTGTCTACTTGGCTTTGCTTCTAGTTGTAAACTTGGTGTCTCCACAGCTTCCCATCACAAAATGGCTTTGTCTGAGTGTCTCtatgtcagggtttaacactggcctggcaattaaaccaagtaacagaagctctctattaatctctctctcctccctgataagaaaggagagagaataagggagagagactgatgggttggaaactaaactacacaactttaatgaaacagtaatgataaatatgaaaaattactaaatatatacaaatatacaggaaaatggatcccacgttcctccccccttttccccaatagctctcacgtcaccaccgaggctgcagggcagccctgggaaagtccaggctggactcctggagtcagcagcagttgggagctggaggcagaacacacagatatgggctggcacggatcaggagcacaggcagaggaagggatggaatccttccaggatgccggggtgaaggaatggaagcaggaaaaggcaggaagggcaggcagacagaaactggaagcaggaaatcagTGGCctggccctcgtgatccctcaaatttatactgaggatgatgtatatgggatggaatcctctgtttggtcaattctggcatctatcttgtccgttcctgcccaaaggaggctgcaggtgggacctctttatcctcctggagggtaaaagttttcctcagagctgagcagtgtccttggctctgcacaccagtctccagcagtaactctaaacatcgagtgttatcagtcctagaagcacacactgtctgagaaacttgctgttaatttcagcaagtgcagctacttagaagagactgagctgaaagcaaaagtacaagacagaaaatcacctttatcctggcccaagcCAGGACACTCTACTCTTTCCTGGGTTGCCATCCCCTGTCACAGTCACACAGCCTCCCCTCCTGCATGCAGCATGATTCCAACTGGTACCCTCCCTGgtcctgttttcctctctgcctctggGTCACTCgggaactgctgctgcttggggctgggggtgaccACTCACTCACCCATCATAAGCTCTTACCCATGTCTCCTGCAATGGGCTGTGGCTGAGGTTTTGAAAAGAGGCCCTGATAAGCTTAGTGACTCTTGTGCTAAAGcaatatttggggttttttcttccatccttCTTCCTATAGCCCCAAGCTGATTGGTTTTTCACCTGTTCTAGAAACCAAGAAGCTGCCCTGAAGGCACGCTCAATTCCACTCATCAAATTTTCACCAAAAACTCAGCTACTCAGTTTCTTCTAAATGGAGACGTGGGAGTTGTGGTCAAGCTTTATGTGATGAGGGAGATTTGGGACTCGGCATCGTGAAACTGCAGAACAGAGAGCAGCCCCTCTCCAGTCCCAAACCACTCGGGGAGGCACCGGGCCTCGGGGCTGGGCCGGCCGCCGGCCCCCCCGCCCCATCCCCCAGGGGCGAGTGAGCTCCGAACCTGCTGGCCCGGTTCTGGTAGCACGGGACCCAGCTGCCCAGGGTCTGGCCCTGCTGAGGGAGCGAATCGCGGCTGTCAGGGTCAGGGCTGGCGGTGACCTCGGGCACCCCCAGGAACTGCTGCGGGAGGGGACGCGGAGCCAGCGATCGCCTGTTGGGCCCCAGGGGCTGTTTGGGGACCCAGTGGTTGTTCGGACCCAGCGGCTGTTGGTGCTCAGCGGCTGTTGTTACCTAGCGTCTGTTTGTTTGTACCCAGGGACTGTTTGTTGGTACCCAGGGGCTGTTTGTTGGTACCCAGGGGCTCTTTGTTGGTACCCAGGGGCTGTTTGTTGGTACCCAGGGGCTGTTTGTTGGGAGCCAGCGTCTGTTTGTTTGTACCCAGGGACTGTTTGTTGTTACCCAGCGGCTGTTGTTACCCAGCGGCTGTTTGTTGCTCCCCAGCCACTGTTTGTTGTTACACAGCAGCTGTTTGTTGGTACCCAGCGTCTGTTTGTTGCTACCCAGGGGCTGTTTGTTGGGAGCCAGTGGCTGTTGTTACCCAGGGGCTGTTTGTTGGTACCCAGGGGCTGTTTGTTGCTTCCCCAGCCGCTGTTTGTTGTTACCCAGCGGCTATGCCGATGCCGatgccggtgccggtgccggtgccgaTGCCGatgccggtgccggtgccggtgccggtgccggtgccgaTGCCGGTGCCGCTGCCGATGCCGGTGCCGTCCCCGCACCCGAGTGCGGAGTGGGAGCACCGGCGGCCGGCAGGGGGCGCTGTGACCGCCGTTCCGCGCGGCTCCCGCCGCCTCCGGTCAGCTGAGCGCGTGCTTCCGGCGGGGCCTGCGGAGCGGCGCGGGGGTCGGGGCGATGCGGATCGAGAAGTGCTACTTCTGCTCGGGGCCCATCTACCCGGGACACGGCGTCATGTTCGTGCGCAACGACTGCAAGGTACCGCCCGCCGAGGGGGCGGGCGCGGCGCGGCGAGCTCCTGACGGCAGTGGCGGACGGGGCTGGGACCGGGGACCCGGCCCTCTCCCCCTCGCAGCCTCTCCTGCTGGGCCTGTCCCGGGCCCGTGCCGGGGGGGCTTCCCCTTGTGCGTCTGGGGACCCCGACGGTTCCCTCCCGGCGGGGCCGGGAAGCTCTCGCCTTCCCACGCACGCCGAGTCCGCTTCTCACGCGGTTCGGAGGGCCCGAGGGCCCCTGTCCCGGGGCTGGTGcccccgggccgggccggtGCGGCTGCTTGCGGTCCTGCCGGGCTTCGCGGGGTCTGTGGGGGTCTGGGGCCGCGGCGGGGGGGACAGGCAGCCGTGTCCCGGTCTTGGTGGAGCTTCCGTggctgctgccctccagccGTGCTGCTCTTCGTGGGTGGTGTCATCCCCCGCGCAGATTTGTTTGCTCTCTGGGAGCCATTCCGGGGGCGATGCTGTAGTTTAGCAACTGTTGCGGCTGTCAAGAAGAATTTGActgaattatttgttttcagtttttactaGAAATTAGGCAGTTTATAGTAGAAGCTTCGGATTAAAGGGAGGTGACTGAGAAGCTTTGAACAATCTAGGTCACAGACACTTCATGCTAAAACTAATGGTTTCTGTCTCAGTTGTGCTCTACTAAAGTTGTAACCTGCTCAGATATCCGATGTGACTTGCCCAGTTGAGGCTGTCATAACAGCTTGTGCACAGCACTTTGAGCTTTATGCTGTGGTGACAATTCAGtacataaaatgttttgtgtagtttccctgcctctgctgtgCTCCTTATCATTCCTGTAGGGCACTGGAGACCTCCGTGTCAAATGAAGCTTACTCACAGAGCTTCCTTCTCCCCCTCAGACATCAAAACAAGTCCTGGCATTACTGTATTGCTCATCTGAGTCACAGCTTTTGGGAATTTAGAGGTAGATGTAGACTGACACGGTTCCATTTATGAGAAAATGGCCACgaagtgtgttttgttttcatagaatcctagaattggctgggttggaagggacctcagagctcatcaagtccaacccttgctccactccccccgtggttcccagcccatggcactgagtgccacatccaggctcttttgaaatatctccagggatggagaatccaccccttccctgggcagcccattccaatggctgagcaccctctccagaaagaaattctttctcatgtccaacctaaacctcccctggcacaacttgagacctcttgtgccctcttgtcttgctgagagttgcctgggaaaagagcccaacccccccctggctccaacctcctttcagggagttggagagagtgatgaggtctcccctgagcctcctcttctccagcctcaacacccccagctccctcagcccttcctcacagcacttgtgctggatcccttcacagcctccttgctcttctctggacctgctccagcacctcaatctccttcctgagctgaggggcccagaactggacacaggactcaagctgtggcctccccagggctgagcacaggggcagaatcccttccctggacctgctggccacgctgttcctgttttgttttttttaaaatcataactGCAGAGCAGTTGTGGACATTAAGCCTAAGAGCAAAATGCAGTGGAAGATTTGGCTGAGGTAAGGTGAAAAAATATGGTAGATgaacataaaaaattattaaggaTCATTACCTTCACTAGAGGttttatgtattaattttcttcagaagcaaGTATTAGGAAGAGGAGAGTATGGTTGAAGAAAACTAGCATTTTCAAAAACTTAAGGgtactaaatatatttttgagtatttttaagtaaagtttCAGCTCTGAATACTAGGCAGCCTAGGATAGTTCAAGGTGATGCACCAGTTCAGGAAAGAATAAGAACTGTAAGCAGGAACATGATTATGttgcttccctccctgccttctTATCCTAGTGACATCTTACTGCGTGGTCATCTTGACTGCAAAATGTCTATGGATTTGGGAAACCTTGGGATAGGGGACAGTTCTTTGTCTTGGCTGTTAGCTACATAATTCTAATACTAATTAAAGAGAAATTTCAAATATGAAAAGTGAAATGTCTTGTGTGCATCTTTAATGGGCCTGAAAACAGAAGGTGCTGCCGTGGGTAGCAGTGGCAGGTACCTAAAATGAGTCTAACTTTCTGCAGAATACTTAGAAAAATATGATGGAGGAAGCTCAGTTGGAGAATTTTAGTGTATGCTTTACCAGCTTTCAGTAAATTCAGTCCAGGACTTAAATAATGAGCTTAGGACTCCTGATGTAGGGTAATCCTTAAGGCTGAGAGCCACATTCCAAAagattggctttttttttggtgtgtgtgtttgtgtattgCACTGAAAAATGCCACAGAAGAGGTGtgaggattttttgttgttgtcaggATGGCTCTGTGTCTAAAAAATGCTGCTGGGTGTAGCAAATTGTTTATTCATAGTGCAGGTTTGGCTTTACAGTTATTTTTGCAGATGATAATTCTCACAACTCCAGTATGTTTTATTGATAATCAGCTTAATTGTAAGTATTTGTGCATGTCCCTGACAGCTGTGAATATGACTATGAATAGTGCatcaaatattcattttttaaCAGCTATACTTGAAAACAACATTaatctttaaaatttcagtattttagtTTGTAGGGTTTAGTTTGTAGTTTGCACTGTTAGAGAAACCTCAGGTTTTGGTATCATCTTTGCAATGGGGCAGAAATACCTGATTTGACACTTaagttt
This genomic window contains:
- the RAB27A gene encoding ras-related protein Rab-27A translates to MSDGDYDYLIKFLALGDSGVGKTSLLYQYTDGKFNSKFITTVGIDFREKRVVYRPNGPDGVGGRGQRIHLQLWDTAGQERFRSLTTAFFRDAMGFLLLFDLTNEQSFLNVRNWISQLQMHAYCENPDIVLCGNKSDLEDQRVVKEEEAKELAEKYGIPYFETSAANGNNVSKAIETLLDLIMKRMERCVDKSWIPEGVVRSNGHSSTEQLNEEQEKGKCSC